A region of Legionella donaldsonii DNA encodes the following proteins:
- the ubiH gene encoding 2-octaprenyl-6-methoxyphenyl hydroxylase, translating into MADKQVDILIVGGGLTGATLMLALANKGYSTLLVDANSFSNKVNSDFDARTLALSPASVRILQLLAIWPLLLKDATPITTIHVSDQYRFGAARLQGEVTHPLGYVVEMQSINRALHELLKGAEILAPAKLTALDKQEGLATISSAAGECTVQAKLIVAADGAESAVRRFSGLRVKLKEYGQQAIVANIGLARAHREQAYERFTSSGPLALLPMTDNRAALVWALPPDEAKRLMALNESAFLTALQQAFGYRLGRFLKVGKRVIYPLRQVFMPEQIAWPLVFVGNAAHTLHPVAGQGFNLGLRDVATLAQCIIEDGLNDKMLQRYQAMRRHDQTAIIRLTDGLISLFTSRLPGVALARNLGLIAMDNSALLKKILTRYTRGFAGITPDLVCGIALETKES; encoded by the coding sequence GTGGCTGATAAACAGGTTGATATTCTAATTGTTGGTGGCGGATTGACTGGCGCCACATTAATGCTTGCTTTGGCCAACAAAGGGTATAGCACCTTATTGGTTGATGCGAACTCTTTTAGTAACAAAGTCAACAGTGATTTTGATGCGCGCACTTTGGCGCTTTCTCCAGCCAGCGTACGGATTTTACAACTGTTAGCGATTTGGCCGCTTTTGCTAAAAGACGCAACCCCTATCACGACAATTCATGTGTCCGATCAATATCGTTTTGGTGCCGCGCGTTTGCAAGGCGAGGTAACCCATCCTTTAGGCTATGTCGTGGAAATGCAGTCTATTAACCGCGCCTTGCATGAATTATTAAAAGGGGCCGAGATTTTAGCGCCTGCCAAGCTGACCGCATTGGATAAGCAAGAAGGGTTAGCAACTATTAGCAGTGCTGCTGGTGAGTGTACTGTTCAGGCCAAGCTAATTGTCGCTGCCGATGGTGCTGAATCTGCAGTGCGCCGTTTTAGTGGTTTGAGAGTGAAGCTAAAAGAGTATGGCCAGCAGGCGATTGTCGCCAATATCGGTTTGGCCAGAGCCCATCGAGAACAGGCTTATGAGCGTTTTACTTCCTCTGGGCCTTTAGCCCTATTACCAATGACTGATAATCGTGCTGCCTTGGTTTGGGCTTTGCCCCCCGACGAAGCTAAACGCCTGATGGCGCTTAATGAAAGTGCTTTTTTAACGGCGTTGCAACAGGCTTTTGGTTACCGCTTGGGACGTTTTTTAAAAGTGGGCAAGCGAGTTATTTATCCTTTACGCCAGGTATTTATGCCAGAGCAAATTGCCTGGCCTTTAGTCTTTGTCGGCAATGCTGCCCACACCTTGCATCCAGTAGCAGGACAAGGGTTTAATCTGGGTTTACGCGATGTGGCGACTTTAGCCCAATGCATTATTGAGGATGGCCTGAATGACAAGATGCTACAGCGTTATCAGGCGATGAGACGCCATGATCAAACAGCGATAATCCGCTTAACGGATGGTTTGATTAGTCTTTTCACTAGCCGTTTGCCAGGGGTCGCTTTGGCTCGCAATCTAGGCCTCATTGCGATGGATAACAGCGCGCTATTAAAAAAAATCTTAACTCGCTACACACGCGGTTTTGCAGGAATAACGCCGGATTTGGTTTGTGGGATCGCTCTGGAAACCAAGGAGTCTTGA